The genomic region CCCGTCGCCGCCTTCGCCCTGCCCTTCGCCGGCCTCCTTCTTGTGCTCGCCGCGGATGACCAGCGCGTCGTCCTCCACCATCACCCTCACCTCCTCCCGCGACAGCCCAGGCATGTCAAACCGCATCTTCACCTCCTTCTCGTCCTCCATAATGTCCCACGGCATCCGCGGcgtctcgctcgccgccgccggcgagcgccgcgCCGTGGGGAACCCCACGGCGTCGTCGAACAGCCGGTCCATCGTGTCCAGCATCTGCCGCATCGTCCTCATCGGCGACATCGGGTCCACTAGCCCTGCATTCGTTGAAGTAAACCGTCATGCTCTGCTTCTCCTACACCTGCAACAAAATTCCGTGTAAAAGAACATCAGGAACGAGGACTTACCGAACGGGGAGATGTCAAATCCAGCGCGACGAGGGCGGCGCTGGACTGCATTGCCCTGCTGGTTTCCAGCGTTCTGGGCCTGGCTGACTTGGACGTCGACGGAGTTGTCTCTGTTCTCCTGCGCCGCGGAGGCCACGGAGAGCGGGCGGGTTCTCCCGGTCCAGACCGGGGCCGGCCTCGCGGCTCTCCAGGCACGGAACGGCAGGCGCGCGGCCGGGGAGAGGCGGCTGAGAGCGAAGGGGGCATTCGCTGCGGCCATTGCACCAGATACGGAGCTTTGGAAGATTAAATGTCGGTCGAGAATTGAAACGAGAGAGTGTCTACGAGATCGTTGGAACTCGGAAGCCAATGCTTATCTTGCTCGCTTGTTCGGTGGGAGATGGCGACTTTGCCGCGCCCTTTTATAGAGCGGTGGGGATTTCATGCCATGATCGTGGAACGATGGGGAAAGATGTTGAAGCTTCGGGACAACGCACACCGCTCAGAGTACCTGGTTGGAGAGGCCCGGGTGTTCTTCAGGTTTGTGGGGTTCTCTCGATAATTCTCGAACACTTTCTCGGCACTTCGCGATCAGGAGGCCCAacatgaaaatttatttcagaccGTGAAGCCGAGGCCCATCTCGTAATGTTGACCTTTTAGTGTGTTAGTTCACTCATTAAAGTCTATATATATTCCATAATGAAATATCCAAATCATCTTAGACTTTTTTATATTTTAGTCCTCTTTGGATGCCAACATTTTTCCACGTTGTATGAACATATATTTATATCCTCCAAAAAATATTCAGATGTGTATGTATATTTCTTAAAATATATGAACttttaaaaataaatagataagCATAAGGTATTATACTATTATGTAGGAATAGTTGTTATATACATGATGGATATTTTATTTCATCAGTGTGaacatttaaaaatatatttgaactTCTAAAAATACACAAATATAACTATATGTGTATATCTTTAAAAATATGATTAACATTGCTTTATATGTATGAATATTTATAATGACATAAATTAATATTTCCTTTTTAGAATATAAATGTTATCATTGTACATCTACCATCTACCACTTCCTCTGTATCAAAATCTAACACTTTTTTGACACTCTCATAGTGtcaaaaaaacatcttatatttggatatgaaggaagtactacttaTAAAAGCACGAATTTGATGAATATCATCTGAGCCATCTAGCCATCTATATCTAACATCTCACGCTGCTCCCATGATGTATCTATCACCTCATCAATAATTTAGAAACATGTTAATTGCATTAATTGTAATTTCAAAATGATATTATTTATATTAAACATAAATTAATATGATTAATTTTGAAAACAATATTGTTGTCAAGGTTACTAGTTTTCTTTTGATAAATCTACATGATTACTAGTGGCATGTAAATTAAGCACTCGCCTAGTGCAACCGGGGGTGTTGGGGCATTTGCATTGACTTTCAGGCATTTTCCATGTGTTTTTCCTCTTAGTTTTTTTACTTTTTGGTTTCTATTTCTTCCATGTTTCCTAACTTTTATGTTTTCCCCTTTTTTGTGActatgttttattttttattttaattttctgtTCCTTTCATTTTTCAATTTTTAAAGAAATTAAACATTTTCAAAGAAATACCCAAATATTTTGAAAATGCATGAACACTTTTCAAGATTATATGGACATTTTaaaaagtattattattttttaaatttaAGTACTAACATATTTGATAATGTGAGCCCCTTCGCAAAAGTTACACGGGCTTTTTCCAAAAACATGAAAAACTATTTTTAATTACAAGTTATTCGCTATATCCTATCTATTATATCTAAATAGGAGTCTCCACTTCCTGATTTCTCTTGACATGGAGCTTAACCACATCAGTAATCAACATGCAGTTTCCACCTCAACAAATCTACCATCTCAGCAAAAAAGAAAATTATTTTTCAACGAAACGAATTGTGAGATTTTAATAGTGGTAGTTGTCTCTGCTTCGTCTTCTAATACTAACGACATAGTATATCAATCGCAACCAAGACGTATCTTGCTAACGCTAAATTTCTCCCGTGATTCTGTTACACTTTTCATTAATTTATATCTCATGTTTTGTTTGCGTTTTTCCCACTCTACAAACCATCCCTTGGCCTTCTACGAATTTGCACATACAAGTTCACCTCTTTGTTGCCCCAATGGTTGGCGTTGCACCCGACCATGTAAACCCTCGTTGCTGTCGGATTCGATAGCGAGGAAATGCGACCACCCAACCATTGATGGATTCGATGTCGAGGAGACGCACCAACACCATATGCAACGTAGATCCACCTCCCTTCTCTTGTACTATCTTCTATCACTGATGGATTCGATGGCGCGGAGCTACGCTAGGACCATATGCAACCAAGCTCTACCGCCTTCACCTCTTTGATGCCCCCGATCTCAATGATGTAGATTTCGACCACACCGACCCCTGCCACCACCAGATTCGATGGTTATTCTCATAACAAGGGTTGAggaggatgaaggaaatatgccctagaggcaatattaaagttgttatttatatttccttatatcatgataaatgtttattattcatgctagaattatattaaccggaaacttagtacatatgtgaatacatagacaaacagagtgtcactagttcgcctctacttgactagctcgttgaatcaatgatggttatgtttcctaaccatagacatgagttgtcatttgattaacgggatcacatcattagagaatgatgtgattgacttgacccatccgattagcttagcacgatgatcgtttagtttgttcctCTTGCTTTCTCCataatttatacatgttcctatgactatgagatcatgcaactcctgaataccggaggaacactttgtgtgctaccaaacgtcagaacataactgggtgattataaaggtgctctacaggtgtctctgatggcgtttgttgagttggcatagatcaagattaggatttgtcactccgattgtcagagaggtatctctgggccctctcggtaatgtacatcactataagccttgcaagcaatgtagctaatgagttagttacgggatgtagcattacggaacgagtaaaagagacttgctggtaacgagattgaactaggtattgagataccgacggtcgaatctcagacaagtaacataccgatgactaagggaacaacgtatgttgttatgcggtttgaccgataaagatcttcgtagaatatgtaggaaccaatatgagcatccaggttccgctattggttattgaccaaagacatgtctcggtcatgtctacatagttctcgaacccgtagggtccgcacgcttaacgttcggtgacgatcggtattatgagtttatgtgttttgatgtaccgaagatagtttgaagtcccggatgtgatcacggacatgacgaggagtcttgaaatggtcgagacataaagattgatatattggacgactatattcggacactgcatgagttccgggggtcaccggatatttatcggagtgtcgaggggttatcggaacccccgggggaactaatgggccaacatgggccttgtgggagataGAGGAGAGGTCCTAGGGCttgccgccccccttgggagtccgaattggacaaggaggggggcggcgccccctctttcctccctctctccctctccttccttccccctttccacttcctagttggaataggaaaaggggagtcctattcctactaggaggaggactccccctctccttggcgcgccccaaggtcggctggcctcccccttgctcctttatatacgggggcagggggcaccctagaacacacaagttgattgttttcagccgtgtgtggtgccccctccaccataatccatctccgtcatatcgtagcggtacttaggtgaagccctgttccggtagcatcgtcatcacgccgtcgtgctgagaagctctccctcgaagctctactggatcgtgagttcgtgggatgtcaccgagccgaacgtgtgcagatcgcggaggtgtcgtaccttcggtgctaggatcagtcaatcgtgaagatgtacgactacatcaaccgcgttgtcgtaacgctcccgcttattgttggggaacgtagcaataattcaaaaaaatcctacgtgtcaccaagatcaatctaggagatactagcaacgagagagagggagtgcatcttcatacccttgaagatcgctaagcggaagcgttacaagaacgtcgttggtggagtcatacacgcagcgattcagatcgtgatcgattccgatctaagcgcccaAAAATGgagccttcgcgttcaacacacgtatagcccaggaacgtctcctccttcttgatccagaaaggggagaggagaagttgagggagaactccgacagcacgacgacatggtggtgatggagctcgtggttctccggcagggcttcgccaagcgctacggaggaggaggtgttgaagAGGGGAAggggctgtgccaggggaagggtgtggctgccctctctcttcctcactatatatagggggaagggggtggaggaggctccctagggttccctaggggaggggtggcggccacaggggaaaccctagatgggtttgggcgcccccacccctaggaaacttgccccccaagccaggaggggtggctgccctaggggaggcgccccacctctccaggttacgtgagatggggtgggaggggcgatcagccccttagtgggatgatgtaccccctccccttggcccataaggccccccaacgcttgccggggcctccgaaacccctttcggacacgctggtcgccacccggtacccccgaaacaattccggactccaatacccttcgttcaatatattgatcttcacctctggaccattccggaactcctcgtcacgtccgggatctcatctgggactccgaacaacctgtGGTAACCACAtattatttcccataacaactctagcgtcaccgaaccttaagtgtgtagaccctacgggttcgggaaccatgcagacatgaccgagatctctccggccaataaccaatagcgggatatggatacccatattggctcccacatgttccacgatgatctcatcggatgaaccacgatgtcggggattcaatcaatctcgtacacaattttctttgtctatcggtatgttacttgcccgagattcgatcatcggtatccccatacctcgttcaatctcgttactagcaagtctatttacttgttctgtaatgcatgatcccgtggctaactccttagtcacattgagctcattatgatgatgcattaccgagtgggcccagagatacctctccatcatacggagtgacaaatccagtctcgattcgtgccaacccaatagacaatttcagagatacctgtagtgcatctttatagccacccagttacgttgtgacgtttggtacacacaaagcattcctgcggtatccgggagttgcacaatctcatggtctaaggaaatgatacttgacattagaaaagctttagcaaacgaactacacgatcttgtgctacgcttaagattgggtcttgtccatcacatcattctcctaatgatgtgatcccattatcaatgacatccaatgtccatggtcaggaaaccatgaccatctattgatcaacgagctagtcaactagaggcttactagggacatattacaatctatgtattaacacatgtattacggtttccggttaatacaactatagcatgaacaatagacaattatcaaggaaatataataataaccattttattattgcctctagggcatatttccaacagtctcccacttgcactagagtcaacaatcttgttcacatcgttatgtgattaacactcatagttcacatcgccatgtgactaacacccgaagagtttactagagtcaataatctagttcacatcgccatgtgattaacacccaagagtttactagagtcaataatatagttcacatcaccatgtgattaacactcaatgagttctagggtttgatcatgttattctTACGACAGAAGTgtcagtcaacgggtctacaacattcagatccgtgtgttcttcaCAAATCTTggtttcatattgtagatgttgctactatgctacacttggagctattccaagtggttgctccactatacgtatccggtttgctactcagagtcatccagataggtgttaaagcttgcatcgacgtaaccctttatgccgaactctttatcaactccataaccgagaaacatttccttattcctaaggacaatttttaccgctgtccaatgatccactcctggatcactcttgtacccccttgccagacacgtggcaaggcacatcgcggtacacagcatggcatatcatatagagcctatggctaaggcataggggacgactttcgtcctttctctttcttctgccgtggtcgagcttcaagtcttaacttcacacctcacaactcaggaaagaactccttctttgattgatccatcttgaactccttcaagatcatgtcaatgtATGTGCCCTGTGAAAGTCTtctcaggcgtcttgatctatctctatagatcttgatacccaacatgtaagcagttttacacaggtcttcctttgaaaaactccatacaaacaaccctttatgctttctagaaattctacatcatttccgatcaacaatatgtcatgcatatatacctatcagaaatgttgtagtgctcccactcagtttcttgcaaatacaagtttcttgcaaactttgtataaacccaaatgctttgatcgcctcatcaaagcatacgttccaactccaagatgcttgctccaatccatagaaggatcgatggagtttgcataccttttagcatccttaggatcgacaaaaacttctggttgtatcacatacaacctttcctcacggagACCATTAAGggaactttgttttgacatccatctgccagatttcgtaaatgaaaattgcagcaactgctaacacaattttaacagactttagcatcgctatgattgagaaaaGTCTCATCACagacaactccttgaacttgtcagaaacttccttgagacaagtcgagcttcataaatggtgacattaccatcagcgtatgtcttcttattaaagatccatttattctcaatggcttgctgatcaacgggaaagtccaccaaagtccatactttgttctcatacatggatcctatctcggatttcatggcttccagccatttgttggaatccgggcccaccatcgcttcttcatagctcataggttcatcgttgtccaacaacatgacctttaagatagGGTTACCActgagaagttgtacacacccttgtcgacctacgaggttcgatagtaatttgatctgaagcttcatgatcatcatcattagctttctcttcaactgacgtagttgccacagaaacatctttctgtgtcgtgctactctctggttgaagtgaaggttcaacaacctcatcaagttctatcttcctctcACTCAATCCTTTCGACaaaaactctttctcgagaaaggacatgttcttagcgacaaacactttgccctcaggtctgagatagaaggtatacccaatcgtcttgtttgggtattctatgaagatacaattttccgctttgggttcgagctttttcgaCCGAAGCCTAtacacataagcatcatagccccaaaccttaagaaacaacaactttggtttcttgccaaaccatagttcatacggtgtcgtctccacggacttagatggtgccctatttaaagtgaatgtaattgtctttaatgcataacccccaaaaaatagtggtagattggtaagagacatcatacaccatatccaataaggttcgattatgacgttcggacacaccatcatgctatggtgttccaggcggcatcaattgtgaaacgattccaccttgtctttagtgattggcaaattcataactcagatactttccctttgatcagatcgaaggaacttgatcttcttgttacgatgattctcaacttaactctgaaattgcttgaacttttcaaacattccagacttatgcttcattaagtaaatatacccatatctattcaattcaccggtgaaggtgagaaaataacgatatccaccgcgcgcgtcaacactcatcggaccacacacatcagcatgtatgttttccaacaagtcacttgcccgttccattgttccaaagaacagggttttagtcatattgccaaagaggcatggttcgcatgtatcaagtgattcaaaatcaagtgacttcaaaagtccattagcatggaggttctttcatgcgctttacaccaatatgacctaagcggcagtgccacacgaaagtggtactatcattatcaactcgacatcttttggcatcaatgttatgaacatgtgtataactatgaccgggattcaataaaccattcacattgggtgcatgaccatagaaggtattattcatgtaaacagaataaccattattctctgacttaaatgaataaccgtattgcaataaacatgatctaatcatgttcatgctcaacgcagacaccaatgcaaacaacatttatctaggttcaacactaatcccgaaggtagagggagcgtgtgatggtgatcacatcaaccttggaaacacttccaacacacatcgtcacctcacccttagctagtctctgttaattccgtagcttttgtttcgagttaccaatattagcaactgaattgGTATCTAATACCCagctgctactaggagtactagtaaggtacacatcaataacacacatatatcaaatatacttttgttgaagttgacaaccttcttatctaccaagtatttgagacagttccgctaccagtgaccgttcccctaatagaagcactttgtctcaggtttgggttcttgggtttcttcactggagtggcaactggcttgccattcaagaagtttcccttctttcccttgcccttctttgaaaccagtgctcttgttaaccatcaacacgtgatgctccttcttgatttctacctttacggccttaagcacgacgaacagctccgggattatcttcccttgtatgttatagttcatcacgaaactctagtagcttggtgatagcgactggagaacttttgtcaatcactctattatctggaagattaactcccacttgattcaagtgattgaagtacccaaacattttgagcacatggccactggctgagctattctcctccatcttgtaggcaaaggtcttgtcagaggtctcaacctctcaacacgggcatgagcctgaaataccaatttcagctcttcgaacatcttatatgttttatggtgttcaaaacgcttttggagccccgactctaagccgtaaagcatggcgcactaaactatgaggtagtcatcagaacgtgtctaccagatgttcacaacatccatagacgatgctagaggggttggcacaccgagcggtgcatcaaggacagaagccttctgtgtagcagtgaggacaatcctcaggctacggccctagtccgcacaattgcttacaatatctttcaacttagtctttctctaggaacatattaaaataaagagctaaagcgcgagctattaatccacaacataatttgcaaagacaattttgactatgttcatgataattaagttcatctaatcaaattattcaatgaactcccactcagatagacatccctctagtcatctaagtgatacatgattcgaatcgactaggccgtgtccgatcatcacgtgagatggactagtcatcaacggtgaacatctccatgctgatcgtatcttctatacgacttatgttcgaccttccggtcttccgtgttctgaggccatgtctgtacatgctaggctcgtcaagtcaacctaagtgtgttgcgtgtgtaaatctggcttacacccgttgtatgcgaacgttagaatctatcacacccgatcatcacgtggtgcttcgaaacaacgaaccttcgcaacggtgcacagttagggggaacactttcttgaaattttagtgagggatcatcttatttatgctaccgtcgttctaagaaaataagatgtaaacatgacaaacatcacatgcaaatcataaagtgacatgatatggccaatatcatattgcgcctttgatctccatcttcgaggcgcggcatgaacaccatcatcaccggcatgacaccatgatctccatcattgtgtcttcatgaagttgcctcgccaactattacttctactactatggctaacggttagcaataaagtaaggtAATTACATGGCGTCTTCATTGAcgcgcaggtcataaataaattaagacaactcctatggctccttccggttgtcatactcatcgacatgcaagtcgtgattcctattacaagaacatgataaatctcatacatcacatatatcattcatcacatccttttggccatatcacatcacatagcataccctgcaaaaacaagttagatgtcctctaattgttgttgcatgttttatgtggctgctatgggtttctagcaagaacgtgtcttacctatgcaaaaccacaacggtgatatgccaattgctatttacccttcataaggacccttttcatcgaatccgatctgactaaagtggaagagacagacacccgctagccaccttatgcatcaaatgcatgtcagtcggtggaaccagtgtcacctaagcgtacgtgtaaggtcggtccgggccgcttcatcccacaatgctaccggatcaagataagactagtaacagtaaggaaattgaacaaatcatcgcccacgactgctttgtgttctattcgtgcacagaatctatgcatagacctagctcatgatgccactgttggggaatgtagcaataatttaaaaaaattcatacgtgtcactaagatcaatctaggagatactatgaatgagagagagggagtgcatcttcatacccttgaagatcgctaagcggaagcgttacaagaacatggttggtggagtcatacacgcagcgattcagatcgcggtcgatttcgatctaagcgccgaacaaccgcgcctccacgttcaacacacgtacagcccgggaacatctcctccttcttgatccatcaaggggagaggagaagttgagggagaactccgacagcacgacggcgtggtggtgatggagctcatggttctccggtagggcttcgccaagcgctacggaggaggaggaggtgttggagaggggaagggtgcggctgccctctctctccctaactatatatagggggaaggggtggaggaggcgcccaagggttccctaggggaggggcggcggccataggggaaaccctagatgggtttgggtgccctcacccctaggaaacttgccccccaagccgagaggggtggctgccctaggggaggcgcccccacctctccaggttacgtgagatggggtgggaggggtgctcggccccttagtgggctgatgtgccccctccccttggcccataaggccccccaacgcttgctggGGCCTCTAAAACCCCTTTCAGAcatgctggtcgtcacccggtacccccggaacaattccggactccaatacccttcgtccaatatatcgatcttcacctccggaccattccagaactcctcttcacatccgggatctcatccgggactccgaacaaccttcgataaccacatactatttcccatagcaactctagcgtcaccgaaccttaagtgtgtagaccctacgggttcgggaaccatgcagacatgaccgagacatctctccggccaataaccaatagcggatatggatacccatattggctcccacatgttctacgatgatctcatcggatgaaccacaatgtctgggattcaatcaatcccgtacacaattccctttgtctatcggtatgttacttgcctgagattcgatcgtcggtatccccatacctcgttcaatctcgttactggcaagtctctttactcgttccataacgcatgatcccgtggctaactccttagtcacattgagctcattatgatgatgcattaccgagtgggcccagagatacctcttcgtcatacaaagtgacaaatcccagtctcgattcgtgccaacccaacagacactttcggagatacctgtagtgcacctttatagccacccagttacattgtgatgtttggtacaccca from Triticum aestivum cultivar Chinese Spring chromosome 4A, IWGSC CS RefSeq v2.1, whole genome shotgun sequence harbors:
- the LOC543300 gene encoding small heat shock protein, chloroplastic-like, encoding MAAANAPFALSRLSPAARLPFRAWRAARPAPVWTGRTRPLSVASAAQENRDNSVDVQVSQAQNAGNQQGNAVQRRPRRAGFDISPFGLVDPMSPMRTMRQMLDTMDRLFDDAVGFPTARRSPAAASETPRMPWDIMEDEKEVKMRFDMPGLSREEVRVMVEDDALVIRGEHKKEAGEGQGEGGDGWWKERSVSSYDMRLALPDECDKSQVRAELKNGVLLVSVPKRETERKVIDVQVQ